The Lolium perenne isolate Kyuss_39 chromosome 6, Kyuss_2.0, whole genome shotgun sequence genome segment AACATTTTCTCCTTGAACTCATGATCGCATGAAGTAACATATATGTGTATATATGCCAGCTAAAAAGCATGGCAGAGCATACGATCGAATAATATGATTAGGTGATCCATACAGACCTCGTGTGCGTATACAACGACCATGAGTTCCAGCCTTTTTGCTAACAAAATAATGGATTCCAGTCTGGAGTCTGGACGTGTAGGTGAGGTGACACAGGGGAGGGAATAACTGTTGGATTTTGTCAACTGTTGGTGCTACAGTTACTCGCTGCAAACAGCAAACCTCTCGTATCTCCCTGTAGATTCATATACAGCAATTTTCCGCCTCCAAGCAAGAGCTGGATTCCAATAGGGGTTAGCCGGCTCCATCGATCTTGCATGCCAGCCGGTTCGTCGGATCATACAATTTACCACCGATGAAGCTGGAGATCACACGCCTCAATTTAGATAGGCGGCGCCATTATGCGTACACGCAAAATTCCGAATAGTTTAAATGCTAGAGGTATTTGGTGTGTAAGCTATTGAATCGATCGATGCTTCTACCGAGCCCAGACGGGCACTCTGTGCGTGTTCTTCTGCTGCTCCCTCGTCGCGGCCGCTGATTGGTTGGATCTCTTCTCCGCCACCTCGTCAGTGTTGATCTGCTGCTGCCGGCACTCCTCGCTGCAGAACGGGGTGTCGCCTCTGCACgcgcaaatcaatcaagaaccacgtTTAGATGCCACCATGATCACAGGCCAGATTGTCATCTTCTAGTACGGAGTACAAGATAAAAATGTGTATTGGTCCGGCTGCTTACCTGTACATGAAGATATCTCTGTTTGCGGCAAGTATGCGCGCGCACCGGAAGCAGGTGTCGAGGTAGTGGGGGCGAAGTTCACCGGCGTCGTTGTCGCGGGATGACGACGTACGGCGGGGCCTCGGCGACGGCGAACACCGCTTGCGGGAGGAGTGCACGATTCGGAAGCTTGTGCTGATTTCGGGGGTTGCCTCCAAGGTGGTGGGGAAGTAGTAGTAGTCCTCCATTTCCTGGTACGGTAGCTTTCTGCTTGATTGGTTGGAGGAAGGACGATGGAGTTTACCGGGAGGGAGAGCGCGGGATATAAAGGAGGTAGGGAAAGGGTGCGTTTTTCGTTCTGGACCCTTTGTTTCCCGCGGGATCGCGCTGTGGTCCTGAAGTACGCCTGCATTTTTAGCCGTACTCGTATAGTCTAGTACATTGAAATATACACTACTAGTAGTCTAGTACGCTGCATGAGGAGTATAAAACACCCATATTCACTGATACAGTGTAAATTCCCTTATGACAGAGACACTACTACGTACTTCCTCTGTCTCATAATTCTTGTATAATTTTAGTTTCAATTTGAACTAAATACACCACAAAAATTATGGAACAGAGGAAGTACGTGTTAAAAAAAGTCTAAATGTAGAACTTTAAATAGAAATATATGTTGCTTTATCCTTCTTTATTGTTTCATAAAAAGGCTAAAAAATAATAATGTTCATAAAAGAAGTTTCTTAATTCCATGCACAATGCCAAGTTCTTGCATCCTTGTCATATATTGCCTTCGGTTTTAGCCTCTCAGCATGAAGATATTCATGTGTTACTTTATTCTTCTTTATTGTTTACTaggaaaagtgcccgtgcgttgcactgggTACCGAAATACTCAAACACTTCTACATATGTGTTGATACTCATCCTCCTTAGAAATGTTGGTCATGTTTTGTCCTATTTAtaataatctatacctaataataaagcaaaAAGGGTTTCCGTCGTCCGTCTATTTGTGCCCACGATTTTCCTTCAAATTACGGATCTGCCACTGCCAAGTCAAAGAAAAACGGTTCACCGTTTCCACTAAAAAATATATAACAGACGCGATTGACTATTCGCTCGATGGCTATGATGTCCCATCGTCCTCCATCCCCTGCTACTCCGTCCTGGCGGCCCTGCCCGTTGATGAATCTCCATGAGCACAACTGCACAACCCCGCCAGATCCTTCTGATGCCGCGGCGGCGCTGCGTAGCCAAGCCAAACGGTGGAGCTCCTCCTCCATACTCTCCGCTCCCGCATCGGCAAGAAGGCGTAGAACGGTCGCGTCCCGGCGGGGTAGAGAAGACGGTCTGAAGCGAGGAGACAGACGCTGTCGGCGACGATTGGGGCGGGGGTGCTCGAGCGTAGCTACCATGCCGGTACAGGAGCAGAGGGGCGTCGGGGCTAGCGGCAACTCAGGGATGCCGGCTTGAGCGCGGCGTAAGTGCATAGAGTAGGGGgagcggcagggagcagctgcgtGTGGGCAAAGAGGAAAGGAGGGgatctgagagagagagagagagagagagagggggagagagggagagagggagagagagagagagagagagagagagagagagagagagagagcgatgGGAGTTGGAGCTCACGGCGGCGAGAGGAGGGATCGAAGGGGAACGACCGAACGAGGGATTTGTAGGGATCGATCTTGGAGCCGAGCagggcttcacctcctaccaccTAAGACATGGGACTATGAATTTGTGCAGCTTGGTGAATTGAGACTTCCTCAAATAATTGTGGCCTCGGGTGCATTGACATGAGATCTGACCATGCGGTCGAAAGAGGACGGGGACAAACTTATGAGCAGTTGAGCACCCTTGGCAGCGCAAAGAACTTGCTTCGCCAGTCGTGAATCACTCCATGGCAATCCCACTGGTCGATTAGTCGTACGGATTGGAAAACGTCGATGGCATCACTGTCGGGCATGTCCATGGTAGACACCAATGCAGTGCACCGGCCAATGGAGTTGCATGACCGCACGGACAGGCTATCGACCAGCCTCATCGTCGCCAACACCGCGCTGAGAAGCGTACAACGCTGCCGAGCGGAGTTGCACCCGTCCACTGCAGGtcaacctcctgcttgacgccttGACCCTCAGGCCTCAACCGCTTGTACGACGTGACCGTATCCATGGTGGCGACGACCTCACCGAGTTCTATATTTCTGTCAGCGCTATTGATCGCCGCTTCTTGTTCCTTCTCGATGGACTGTTTGCAGATGGCGTGGCTGGCATCATGTTGGTGTTGTGGTGGTGTTGGCCCGGCGTTTTGATGATGCCAAGAAAGCAGAGCCTATGGCAACACTAAGGGATGAGGATTGGgctgttagggcatctccaaccgggcgacccaaacggacgcgctgggccgtccgttttgggccgtttgggtggccgagcggacacgcggacagcggcccgcgtccgcgtgtccgtttgggtcgcacgctgcgcccaacgcggcgacccaaaaagacgccacgtggttcgtcttccttgcgcggcgctgcgccatggcaggccttGACGGGATAGCAATGGTGGACGGTGGAATGCGCGGGAAAGTTCCCGCGCGCACCAatgttcccgcgcgcgcgaaaagcCCTTTGGCAcgcgctcgcgcccaagtttcccgccaggccgccggctataaaagacggcggcggcTAGAGACCGCATCACACCCTCTCCGCCGTCCTCTcccctccaccttctccggcgccatgccgcgcaccctgcaggccacgtgggccaagctctccctcgccgcccgggctaggttcccgcggacggaggaggaggagcgcgcgaacACGCGGTgggtcgtcgacgacgacgcgctccgcgtcgctgccgaggcggcggcgaagaaggaaggggacgcggagatggtggaggcggtcgcggacggctggcacgagaccgcagacggctggtacgaggccgcggccgccgcggaggaggagcccgtgaacgaggaggacctcgcgctggccaacatcaacgccgccatcgaggagcgtctcgccgacctcacgcgcgtgacgaggtagtcgccggcgaggccgccggcccgTACGTATTAGGATAGAAGTAGTAGGCTAAATTTTTTTTGTAATGGTTCCTTTGAATGAAAAAAAAGTTTCTATttctatgacacgcgggccatgggcggacaaggggcggacgcgagcgaccagcattcggcgtccgcggccacgcaaactcgcccagatttgggccgggtttgggtcccggacgccgcggccatccgttttagggatgggtccgcgcgctggacCGCGTTTTCGTCcggttcgacccatccggacgcgcggacgcggtttgggtcgcccgcttggagatgcccttacacacGGACAAGCGCGTCTGCCTGCTTGCTTTCTCGCCTGCAACATGAGTAAGGCATTTGCATTATGTTAATTCAGCTATAAATTTTAAGTAGTTTGCCCTGCACTTTTTATTGAACGTATTGTATTTTTGTTACTGAACTAGCCATTTTTAGTACTAAATTTTGAAACCTTTAGCCTAATATTATGGGGTATAAAATTTTCTTACAGAACTAGCAATTTTCTGTTATTTTAGCTCTAATTTTCATTTGAAATCATATCTTAATAAATTTAAGCACGAAACCCACCATTATTTACAAGTTTACAGT includes the following:
- the LOC127309401 gene encoding FCS-Like Zinc finger 3, with the protein product MEDYYYFPTTLEATPEISTSFRIVHSSRKRCSPSPRPRRTSSSRDNDAGELRPHYLDTCFRCARILAANRDIFMYRGDTPFCSEECRQQQINTDEVAEKRSNQSAAATREQQKNTHRVPVWAR